In the genome of Massilia sp. PAMC28688, one region contains:
- a CDS encoding LysR family transcriptional regulator: protein MDVEPNDLLLFARIVESGSFSAAALRVDLPKSTVSRRIAQLEAKLGERLLQRTTRKLMLTEFGASLLEHARKVAEEVEAAGALVQHRQVAPSGRLRISMPGDFANLGLTTMIAAFIDRYPAIVLELDLSPRRVDLVSENFDIAIRMGDLPQDSTLHARRVALERINLYAAPSYIARRGMPAHPDDLLEHDCLCLASRSGGSQPWILTRGKTVWQRELPARLAANSPDLLARIACAGTGIAASSDLFAAEHLARGDLVQVLPEWSLPQVTGWAVFPGRRLMPAKTRAFLDMMEEMCCEEARRRARTV, encoded by the coding sequence ATGGATGTCGAACCGAACGATTTGCTGCTCTTTGCGCGCATTGTGGAAAGCGGCAGCTTCAGCGCCGCCGCGCTGCGCGTTGACCTGCCCAAGTCCACCGTCTCGCGCCGCATCGCGCAGCTGGAAGCGAAACTGGGCGAGCGCCTGCTCCAGCGCACCACGCGCAAATTGATGCTTACCGAGTTCGGGGCCAGCCTGCTCGAACACGCGCGCAAGGTGGCAGAAGAGGTGGAGGCGGCCGGCGCGCTGGTGCAGCACCGGCAGGTGGCGCCCAGCGGGCGGCTGCGCATTTCCATGCCCGGCGACTTTGCCAACCTTGGCCTCACCACCATGATCGCCGCTTTCATCGACCGCTACCCGGCCATTGTTCTGGAGCTGGACTTGTCGCCGCGGCGGGTCGACCTGGTAAGCGAAAATTTTGACATCGCCATCCGCATGGGCGACCTGCCGCAGGATTCAACCCTGCATGCGCGCCGGGTCGCGCTCGAGCGCATCAACCTGTATGCGGCGCCATCGTACATTGCGCGGCGCGGCATGCCGGCCCACCCCGACGACCTGCTCGAACACGACTGCCTGTGCCTGGCCAGCCGCAGCGGCGGCTCGCAGCCATGGATCCTCACGCGCGGCAAGACAGTGTGGCAGCGTGAACTGCCGGCGCGGCTGGCGGCCAATTCGCCCGATCTGCTGGCCCGGATCGCGTGCGCCGGCACCGGCATCGCGGCCAGTTCCGACCTGTTCGCGGCCGAGCACCTGGCAAGGGGCGACCTGGTCCAGGTGCTGCCCGAATGGTCGCTGCCCCAGGTGACGGGATGGGCGGTATTCCCGGGGCGGCGCCTGATGCCTGCCAAGACCCGCGCCTTCCTGGACATGATGGAAGAGATGTGCTGCGAGGAGGCGCGCAGGCGCGCCCGCACCGTTTAA
- a CDS encoding FMN-dependent NADH-azoreductase has protein sequence MNILQINSSARSNGSESTRLADAIVARLQAAHGGGQLVRRDLARDPHPPIDEATLGALFTPAAQRSAEQAARVALDDALIAQVQAADVIVIGAPMYNFGITVQLKSWFDAIARAGVTFQYTATGPVGLVTGKKVYVAVARGGFHQGGNDTQVQHMKTFLGFIGLTDVTFVYAEGLGMGPEAVARAQAQADADVNAVVA, from the coding sequence ATGAATATCCTGCAGATTAATTCCAGCGCCCGCAGCAACGGTTCCGAATCAACCCGCCTGGCCGATGCCATCGTCGCCAGACTGCAGGCAGCCCACGGCGGCGGACAGCTGGTGCGGCGCGATCTGGCGCGTGACCCGCATCCACCCATTGACGAAGCGACCCTTGGCGCCCTGTTCACCCCGGCGGCCCAGCGCAGCGCCGAGCAGGCTGCGCGCGTGGCTCTGGACGATGCGCTGATCGCGCAGGTGCAGGCGGCCGACGTGATCGTCATCGGCGCGCCGATGTACAACTTTGGGATCACCGTGCAGCTCAAGAGCTGGTTCGATGCCATCGCGCGCGCCGGTGTGACGTTCCAGTACACCGCCACCGGACCGGTCGGCCTGGTCACCGGCAAGAAGGTGTATGTGGCGGTCGCCCGTGGCGGCTTTCATCAGGGCGGCAACGACACCCAGGTCCAGCATATGAAAACCTTCCTCGGCTTTATTGGCCTCACCGACGTCACGTTTGTGTATGCCGAGGGGCTGGGCATGGGTCCGGAAGCGGTGGCCAGGGCGCAGGCGCAGGCGGATGCCGACGTCAATGCGGTGGTAGCATAA
- a CDS encoding ligand-binding sensor domain-containing diguanylate cyclase: MHVISFCRSLLLCAALLCGASAVHAVDPPGAYTFRSYGPDQGLINQAVTGLAQDNDGFIFASTEDGLFRYDGSRFERFGTDRGLLGDSIVGLYSEPGGRLWVLAAKGAMAWAGTAPDPTVKAIILPSLRIGSMSATARGHLVVATAHGVYEGQPDKLAPVAGLPKLDMAAVWISLDGKETLVMGHGVLYKRSGSGPWTERTLRPGLKNELVHTVMKDKQGRIWIRGLRFLRRLASFEGAEEDLSAQLPGSSVLKGQLVLDPQGKVWTPTNMGLARFDEAGVWTLADDDGLPTQSANAMLFDREGNLWISSEGVHRLQGRLAWSAHTRAQKLPSDTVWSVARSADGTMWVGTNRGLARGTGAGWTVVPGTEQRTIYTFAQDRDGVMWAGGNNPRAARNAVLMRSGDAFRSIPLDHLDGPSTINTMDFGPDGALYLGMQAHGLHKLVRDGAAFKGEKITLPNGEEKEQINQVLHDARGRLWVAGMGGLAFYNGKTWRRFGMADGLRDTHVEALAVDQSGDLLVSYWNVHGLTRFTTNEHGVLKATQVDQPAELVADNIYSLGYAADGALWLGTAQGVKRLKDGRMQQFGRGEGLPSEDAAANAFWPDPNGDVWFGMASGLAHYHAAAAVGAPPLPTTEVLRVEDGAGKTLTDPVPQVGWANRALTFRFAALSFTNESRVHPQVRLVGFEDAWRDTDIREARYTGLPPGPYRFEVRASIGGQDYGPVSMREVVIMTPWWRTWWAMAGAAVVAVAMLLLILRWRTGYLRRRNVELENLVRARTDALEQANEALHVASMVDPLTGLKNRRFLGLTMPDELARVNRQYREHDHSRAAVNKTLLIFMVDLDHFKAVNDTYGHAAGDLVLQQASSALRRACRDADFVVRWGGEEFLIVARNSDRDYAELLARNLREAVRELRIDIGNGIVLQKTCSIGFSAYPVLESDPAAYAWEDAVKMADQCLYVAKHSGRDAWVGVVLPPDAPDPGPRIGRELGALVSEGKVPALHSLGSDRSLRWTVS; encoded by the coding sequence TTGCATGTCATTTCGTTCTGCCGCTCCCTGCTGCTTTGCGCCGCCCTGCTGTGCGGCGCTTCCGCCGTGCATGCGGTCGACCCGCCCGGCGCCTACACCTTCCGCAGCTATGGGCCCGACCAGGGCCTGATCAATCAGGCCGTCACCGGGCTGGCCCAGGATAACGACGGCTTCATTTTCGCCTCCACCGAAGACGGCTTGTTCCGCTACGACGGCAGCCGCTTCGAGCGATTCGGCACCGACCGCGGCCTGCTGGGCGACAGCATTGTGGGCCTTTATTCGGAACCGGGCGGACGCCTGTGGGTCCTGGCCGCCAAGGGTGCCATGGCATGGGCCGGCACCGCGCCCGATCCCACGGTCAAGGCGATCATCCTGCCTTCGCTGCGGATCGGCTCCATGTCGGCCACGGCCCGCGGCCACCTGGTGGTGGCGACGGCGCATGGTGTCTACGAGGGCCAGCCGGACAAGCTGGCGCCGGTGGCGGGCCTGCCGAAGCTGGACATGGCGGCGGTCTGGATCTCGCTCGATGGCAAGGAGACACTGGTCATGGGCCATGGTGTGCTCTACAAGCGCAGCGGCAGCGGCCCATGGACAGAGCGCACACTGCGCCCGGGACTGAAGAATGAGCTGGTCCACACGGTCATGAAGGACAAGCAGGGCCGCATCTGGATTCGCGGCCTGCGCTTTTTGCGCCGCCTGGCGTCGTTCGAGGGAGCGGAGGAAGATCTGAGTGCCCAGCTGCCCGGCTCCTCCGTCCTCAAGGGTCAGCTGGTGCTGGACCCGCAGGGAAAGGTATGGACCCCGACCAACATGGGACTGGCGCGTTTTGACGAAGCAGGCGTGTGGACGCTGGCCGACGACGACGGCCTGCCCACCCAGTCGGCCAATGCCATGCTGTTCGACCGCGAAGGGAACTTGTGGATTTCGTCGGAAGGCGTGCATCGCCTGCAGGGACGCCTGGCCTGGAGCGCACACACGCGCGCGCAAAAGCTGCCCTCCGATACCGTATGGAGTGTGGCACGCAGTGCCGATGGCACCATGTGGGTGGGCACCAACCGGGGCCTGGCGCGCGGCACCGGCGCGGGCTGGACGGTGGTACCAGGCACCGAACAGCGCACCATCTATACCTTCGCGCAAGACAGGGATGGCGTCATGTGGGCAGGCGGGAACAACCCGCGCGCTGCCCGCAACGCGGTGCTGATGCGCAGCGGCGACGCCTTCCGTTCCATCCCGCTCGACCACCTCGATGGCCCCAGCACCATCAATACCATGGACTTCGGTCCCGATGGCGCGCTCTACCTGGGGATGCAGGCGCACGGCCTGCACAAGCTGGTGCGCGACGGCGCCGCTTTCAAGGGCGAGAAGATCACGCTCCCCAACGGCGAGGAAAAAGAGCAGATCAACCAGGTCCTGCACGACGCGCGCGGGCGCTTGTGGGTGGCCGGCATGGGCGGCCTGGCTTTTTATAATGGTAAAACCTGGCGCCGCTTCGGCATGGCCGACGGTCTGCGCGATACCCACGTGGAGGCGCTGGCTGTGGACCAGTCGGGCGACCTGCTGGTGAGCTACTGGAATGTCCATGGGCTGACGCGCTTCACCACCAATGAACATGGTGTGCTCAAGGCGACCCAGGTCGACCAGCCGGCAGAACTGGTGGCCGACAATATCTACTCGCTCGGCTACGCAGCCGATGGTGCCTTGTGGCTGGGCACCGCACAGGGCGTCAAGCGCCTGAAGGACGGCCGCATGCAGCAGTTCGGGCGCGGCGAAGGCCTGCCCAGCGAGGACGCGGCAGCGAACGCCTTCTGGCCCGACCCCAATGGCGACGTCTGGTTCGGCATGGCCAGTGGCCTGGCGCACTATCACGCAGCCGCCGCTGTCGGTGCACCTCCCCTGCCAACGACCGAGGTGCTGCGGGTGGAAGATGGCGCCGGCAAGACCCTTACCGATCCGGTGCCACAGGTGGGCTGGGCCAACCGCGCACTGACCTTCCGCTTTGCGGCGCTGAGCTTTACCAATGAATCGCGGGTGCATCCGCAGGTGCGCCTGGTCGGTTTTGAGGATGCGTGGCGCGACACCGACATCCGCGAGGCGCGCTATACGGGCCTGCCGCCCGGCCCCTACCGGTTCGAGGTGCGCGCTTCCATCGGCGGCCAGGATTACGGGCCGGTGAGCATGCGCGAGGTGGTGATCATGACGCCGTGGTGGCGTACGTGGTGGGCAATGGCGGGAGCGGCCGTGGTGGCGGTGGCAATGCTGCTGCTGATCCTGCGCTGGCGCACCGGCTACCTGCGGCGCCGCAACGTGGAACTGGAAAACCTGGTGCGGGCCCGCACCGATGCGCTGGAACAGGCCAACGAGGCGCTGCACGTGGCCAGCATGGTCGATCCGCTCACGGGCCTGAAGAACCGCCGTTTCCTGGGCCTGACCATGCCCGATGAACTGGCGCGGGTGAACCGCCAGTATCGCGAGCACGATCACAGCCGCGCAGCCGTGAACAAGACGCTGCTCATTTTCATGGTGGACCTTGACCACTTCAAGGCGGTCAACGATACCTACGGCCACGCGGCCGGTGACCTGGTGCTGCAGCAGGCCAGCAGCGCATTGCGGCGCGCCTGCCGCGATGCCGACTTCGTGGTGCGCTGGGGCGGCGAGGAATTCCTGATCGTGGCCCGTAATTCGGACCGCGACTATGCCGAGCTACTGGCGCGGAACCTGCGCGAAGCGGTGCGCGAGCTGCGCATCGATATCGGCAACGGAATCGTGCTGCAAAAGACCTGTTCGATCGGTTTTTCCGCCTATCCAGTGCTGGAATCGGACCCCGCCGCCTACGCCTGGGAAGACGCGGTCAAGATGGCCGACCAGTGTCTGTACGTGGCCAAGCATTCCGGGCGCGACGCGTGGGTCGGTGTGGTACTGCCGCCGGACGCCCCCGACCCCGGCCCGCGCATCGGGCGCGAGCTGGGCGCGCTGGTCAGCGAAGGCAAGGTACCGGCCCTGCATTCGCTGGGCAGCGATCGCTCGCTGCGCTGGACCGTGTCTTAA
- a CDS encoding pirin family protein — protein sequence MKQVESDQVARGRGVERLVNGQFVTDGAGVKIKRVLTGQLQRRLDPFLMLDAFGSDKPGDYIAGFPEHPHRGFETISYMLAGSMRHRDSAGHEGLITDGGVQWMTAGRGVAHSEMPEQTDGVMEGFQLWLNLPARDKMTEPWYADIPDAAIARFATADGATVKVIAGESHGVAGAVRRETTCPLYLDIELAANASFAQLLPAAHNAFMYVYRGQVVVDEQSVPQGRMAILANDDQADGVRMVAAQPSRLILIAGRPLNEPIAQHGPFVMNTQQQLVEAVRDYQAGRF from the coding sequence ATCAAGCAAGTAGAGTCAGACCAGGTGGCACGTGGCCGCGGCGTCGAACGCCTGGTCAACGGACAGTTCGTCACGGACGGCGCCGGCGTCAAGATCAAGCGGGTGCTGACCGGCCAGCTGCAGCGCCGCCTTGATCCTTTTCTCATGCTCGATGCCTTTGGCAGCGACAAGCCGGGCGACTACATCGCCGGCTTTCCCGAGCATCCGCACCGCGGCTTTGAAACCATCTCCTACATGCTGGCCGGGAGCATGCGCCATCGCGACAGCGCCGGCCACGAAGGCTTGATCACCGACGGCGGCGTGCAGTGGATGACAGCCGGGCGCGGCGTGGCCCATTCCGAAATGCCGGAGCAGACCGACGGCGTGATGGAAGGCTTTCAGCTCTGGCTCAACCTGCCGGCCCGGGACAAGATGACCGAGCCCTGGTATGCCGACATTCCGGACGCCGCCATCGCCCGTTTTGCGACGGCTGACGGGGCAACCGTGAAGGTGATTGCCGGGGAGAGCCATGGAGTGGCCGGTGCGGTCCGGCGCGAGACCACCTGCCCGCTGTACCTGGACATTGAGCTTGCGGCCAACGCCAGCTTTGCCCAGCTCCTCCCCGCCGCCCACAACGCCTTCATGTATGTCTATCGGGGGCAGGTCGTGGTGGACGAGCAGAGCGTACCGCAGGGACGCATGGCGATCCTGGCCAATGACGACCAGGCCGATGGCGTGCGCATGGTGGCGGCCCAGCCCAGCCGCCTGATCCTGATCGCCGGGCGGCCCCTGAACGAGCCTATCGCCCAGCATGGGCCGTTTGTGATGAACACGCAGCAGCAGCTGGTCGAGGCGGTGCGCGATTACCAGGCCGGCCGCTTCTGA
- a CDS encoding C13 family peptidase: MIDDGAVPDPVLSAPAPAVPHPSLARVAAQGVRAAFLLPLRWNGVAASPVILAVLLIAQLAASIGMSRVYFDTDATFNWRAVSSGWGSTLLVLWACYTLREQPDADAAPARARGAADMFAVYLAQSVFLSLATGAFFAALMHADVDAEKVPQWLRWGVYLLPFAWSTVATLVLLIRSGSRDIGSRVQAVYAVLLGVALSYFAPSASFWSEAEAAQGDAPEPAPLQFDQELVERQAPLLAQRLSALAPQRPGVIDMYTITFAPYEGEEVFRRESRMVSEVMAQRFDAAGRQLQLLNHEDELSSAPWATPLNLRRAIAGLARIMDRSEDVLFIHLTSHGAANGQLAASFWPLDVAPLVPKELKLWLDQAGIRHRVLSVSACYSGSWVAPLAGDDTLVMTAADADNTSYGCGKKSELTFFGRAVFDEQIRTETLSFEQAHAAARKVIATREKEAGKDDGYSNPQIRVGRNIGPYLARLREQLGSN, encoded by the coding sequence ATGATCGATGACGGCGCAGTGCCCGATCCAGTGCTGTCCGCGCCGGCGCCTGCGGTGCCCCATCCTTCGCTCGCGCGCGTTGCGGCCCAGGGCGTGCGCGCGGCGTTTTTGCTGCCGCTGCGCTGGAACGGCGTCGCGGCCAGCCCTGTCATTCTGGCCGTCCTGCTCATTGCCCAGCTGGCGGCCAGCATCGGCATGTCGCGCGTGTATTTCGACACGGATGCGACCTTCAACTGGCGCGCCGTGTCGTCGGGCTGGGGCAGCACGCTGCTGGTCCTGTGGGCGTGCTACACGCTGCGCGAACAGCCGGACGCAGATGCGGCGCCAGCGCGCGCCCGCGGCGCTGCCGACATGTTCGCGGTGTACCTGGCCCAGTCGGTTTTCCTGTCACTTGCCACCGGCGCCTTTTTCGCGGCGCTGATGCACGCGGACGTGGATGCGGAAAAGGTGCCCCAGTGGCTTCGCTGGGGTGTCTATCTGCTGCCGTTTGCATGGTCGACCGTGGCCACACTGGTTCTGCTGATACGCTCGGGAAGCCGTGATATCGGCAGCCGCGTGCAGGCGGTTTACGCGGTGCTGCTCGGCGTGGCGCTGTCGTACTTCGCGCCCTCCGCCTCCTTCTGGAGTGAAGCAGAAGCGGCCCAGGGCGACGCGCCGGAACCGGCACCGCTGCAGTTTGACCAGGAACTGGTGGAGCGGCAGGCCCCATTGCTGGCACAGCGCCTGTCAGCGCTGGCACCGCAGCGCCCTGGCGTCATCGATATGTACACCATCACGTTTGCGCCTTATGAGGGCGAGGAAGTGTTCCGGCGCGAGAGCCGGATGGTCAGCGAGGTGATGGCACAGCGCTTTGATGCGGCCGGACGCCAGCTGCAGCTTCTCAATCACGAGGACGAGCTCTCCAGCGCACCTTGGGCCACCCCGCTCAATCTGCGCCGTGCCATCGCCGGCCTGGCCCGGATCATGGACCGCAGCGAGGATGTCCTCTTCATTCACCTGACCTCGCACGGCGCGGCAAACGGCCAGCTGGCGGCCAGTTTCTGGCCCCTTGACGTGGCGCCCCTGGTGCCGAAAGAGCTCAAACTGTGGCTTGACCAGGCCGGCATCCGCCACCGCGTGCTGTCGGTCTCGGCCTGCTACAGCGGCAGCTGGGTCGCGCCCCTGGCCGGGGACGACACACTCGTCATGACGGCCGCCGATGCCGACAATACCTCGTACGGCTGCGGCAAAAAGTCTGAGCTCACCTTCTTCGGGCGCGCGGTTTTTGATGAGCAGATCCGCACCGAGACGCTGTCGTTTGAACAAGCCCACGCGGCTGCGCGCAAGGTCATCGCCACGCGCGAAAAGGAGGCGGGCAAGGACGACGGCTATTCCAACCCCCAGATCAGGGTTGGCAGGAACATCGGCCCCTATCTGGCGCGCCTGCGCGAGCAGCTCGGCAGTAACTGA